A genomic segment from Bacillota bacterium encodes:
- a CDS encoding AbrB/MazE/SpoVT family DNA-binding domain-containing protein has product MSEINADRRPKYSSIKKVRVWEKGQFTIPAEIRERLGIGEDTFLEVFQVGKAIIATPEKLSVKELAGSIQKEIRQKEITIEDLLSELREGAHEYETD; this is encoded by the coding sequence ATGTCTGAAATTAATGCGGATCGGCGTCCTAAATATTCTTCTATAAAAAAGGTGCGTGTCTGGGAGAAAGGACAATTTACAATTCCCGCTGAAATCAGGGAGCGGCTAGGAATCGGTGAGGATACGTTTCTTGAGGTGTTCCAGGTCGGCAAGGCTATCATCGCTACTCCTGAAAAATTAAGCGTAAAAGAACTGGCCGGTTCAATTCAAAAGGAAATAAGGCAAAAAGAAATTACTATAGAAGATCTGCTAAGCGAACTTAGGGAAGGCGCCCATGAGTATGAAACCGATTAA